Within Scleropages formosus chromosome 24, fSclFor1.1, whole genome shotgun sequence, the genomic segment TGTAAACCCACCTTCCCGCCGCTGTAGGTCATATCATAGTTCCCAATGATGGCGTTGGCAACCATGAGGGGCACAACATCAGGACTGTTGGCGCCGGCACCCTCTACGGCGATGGCGACGTGAGCCAGGGGCATCGCGTCGTCGCGCATGCGGATCTGCAGTGGGGAGACAGACGGGGAGAGAGGTGAAGAAATACAAAGGAGCTGTCTGGGCACCGAGAGCTTCAGTCGTCAGCATGCTGAAAGAAAAAGGGCCGTTGCACTACTTGGTCATATTTTCTGGTATTGATCAAGTGCGCCACCTGCCGGCCACTGGCAGGACTCACCTCACTCCCAGTAAAGCGGCAAAGGGAGAGCACGGGAACAGCATCTCCATCATACTGGAAAGGCACGCTGCCCAAGTGCTGCTTGGCCAGGTCCACCAGCTCGCTGTGACTCACACCTGAAGACGGAAGACCAGTTAATTGAGCTGCCAAGGCCAGGGGGGTGACTGGAGTGTTTGGAAAGGGTTTGAGAAAGATTATACTACCACACAGCACACAAAGCACAAGTGAACATATGTAAGGAGTGAAtaccgcaccccctgcagctgcGAGGACCATGCGGGGTGCCTTGAAGTGGCTGTTCATGTACTCTAGCAGGTCCTGTCGTTTCAGAGTCCTGTAGCATGACGAGAGGGAGCATGAAAGAAAGTACGAAACAAAGCTCGGGAAAGAAAGTGTAACAGGATGTGTGCACTAGTGTACCTGGCGTTGTGTGATGGCCCCAGCACGCTCTGGCCCAGCGGAGTGCCCTGGTAGGCTGTGGCGTGCAGCAGGTCCAGGCATACATCCTGGAAGCtgccctccacctcctccagctctttgaGCAGCACCCCACGCTggtgctccagctcctcctcactCAGCATGCTGTTCTGCACCACCTCGGCCAGCAACTCGATTGCTGAGAAACACAGTTTCagtcaaacacaaacacacaccagctcCACAGAGGAAAAACAGCTTCTGTTATACATGCAACAGAAAACCAGGGCAGTCAGAAGTATGCAAGGCTCACCCTTGGGGAGATCCTTGGTCTGGGTCTTCATGTAGTACGCACTCTGCTCACGGGAGGTGTAGGCGCTGAGGTGGGCACCGATTGACTCCACCTCTCTCTCCAGAGCCGCCTGAGGGTACTTCTTAGTGCCCTATTAAGAAGAGACCCGAGACTAAATTTGCGCACTACGATAAGTGGTGGAGAAAGCTCCTCCTTTCCCCCTCAGAGTTCAGTTGTTTtggagtgtctgctaaataaataaataaacgctAAAGTAACAGATGACACGTTAAATAACAATGGGAATAATAGGGTTACTCTCTTGCAGAAGAGCAGAATAATTAGTACCTTGAAGATCAAGTGCTCCAGAAAGAAGCCCGCTCCATTGTTCTTCTCCGTCTCATAGCGACTGCCACAGTTCACCCACAGGCCAACCTGTGTGTGAGTAGGGTTCGATCAGTTAAAGTGTATGAGTCTGCGCgcacatgtgtgtgtatgtgtgagagagagagagagagagagagagagagagagagagagagagagagagagagagagagagagagagagagagcccccTCACAGTGCAGGTGCTGTGGCTTGTCTCCTCTGAGGCGATGCGCAGGCCATTATCCAGGGTGGTGAGCAGGGTCTCGGGGTACGCCTGGATACTCTGGGCGTAGGACACACTACTCTGCCCGCGCCTCAGGGACAGAAGCACAGGCTGCGGGGTAAGGAGAGAGGAAAACGTTACACTGACGTGCATGTAGCAAACGGCTGAGTTATTAGTTTTCAAAGACAGATATCTTCCagcttaattacattttatccCATTCATTTCTGCAGCAGAAGGAAGGCAAAATATGTTTGTCCTTCAAGCCCATGCGCGGCAGTAAAAACCACTCAAACAGAAAATCATGAGTGTGGAACCACCTTACAATACATGTCACTCTCTCATCCACAGTGCTTCCAGCTCTTACGGCACATGATATAATATGTATGAGTGTCACGGCGAACAATGACATACAATATCTGGACACATAAAAGAAACGGCTCAGAAGCTGTAAAATACAGAACAGCAACGGCTGTCGATCCAGCAGGGCCTGGGTTTAGGAAGTTTTGTCAATTAAAATTTCGTGTCTATTTTCTCAGATTATTTATTCCGTAcgttttaaatttaattccacAATTTAACCATTTTACTTTCGTTATACTAAAATCTTTGCGGTTATAGCCAATATTTAAGAATCTAAACGTTAAGTTTATTTAATATGTGAATTCCGCCGCCGGTGTACTTGTTATGACCTCTGACGGAATCGCTTAGCACATGATGATGAAGACACCAGGCAGTCTCGGCTACACACAGAGGCAAATTCCGAAAATTATAGCCTTTAAAGAATCTGTGGACCGATTAATAAGTGTAGATATTTCGTGAAGGTGGGGACTTACGCTGCGAGCTCCGGCGAACGCTCGACCCACCGAGCTCCCGAATCTGCACACGGACGCCGCCATCTTGGCTCAGGGACAGGAAGCGCTCGCTGGCGACGTCATAATTATGCGCCAGGCACGATTGCGCAGCATACGTCGCACTTTTACAACGTTTGCGGAGGACGCGTTGCCTGTACAGTACTGCGTTGAGCCGCACGAGGCGCGTCCGTTACTGTACTGAGGTGCAGAGCACGTCATACATACGTGTGTGAGGTGAGACAGCGAAGCACACTggaaaagaaatagaaaagagAAAGCAAGATGCCCAAACGCGGGATAGCCAACctcacaagacaaaaaaaaaaaaaaaaaacacaaggcaacttacatttttttacggTTATACCCAGCTGGATAATATTTACCGTATTAATCTGGGCAAAGTACGTCaccaaaggtacaacagcaggagcgggatttcAATGTGGCACTTTCAAATACAAGGCGATAGCTATAACCacgacgccccccccccccgctggcCCCCAGAAGCAAATAAAATGGctgaaattataaataaataaatttaaatgtgattgacattattaaataattgtaaacgtATCATTGTAGAAGAATTCAGTgattattaattagtatttacatgacactttcatccaaggtgacttccataCACAATTTAAATGCACTCGTGgcaatttattttactgtatctgtatACCGTATGTCATAATAGAGTATAAAAGTGGTAAAAATACAGCATGACGAGGAGGGGCCTGGTGTATTTCCCACTTGGTGGCGCTCTGACACTATACCTGCTGATACCTTCATTTGTGCCATAAAGGGACTTAAAGGTCTAGCATGGTTCAGAAGGTATGTTTATTTCTACTCTTAAAAAAGCTCTGTTTTTATCTTGgggtaaaaaggaaaaaactggtCATCAGAACATATCTTCATTGTGCAACCCAGTAATAGTTTGTGATCTGAGGTTTACTGTAGGTTTACCACTATTACTGAGGTTTATTATAGGTTTACCGTTACTAAGCGATacaatacactggctccttgtttCAGAATGACTGAGTTATAGATGTTCAAAGACActaatattttccagtttatttctgtttcatgtTGCTTCTTTAAATTACcctttttcctcacattttGTGGGTCCGCGGTCTGCTGGGGGTCTCCGTTGGATGAGTGGTGCTGGATTATGGCGCTCTTGAGGTTAAAGGCCATGGGAGGAGCATCGGCATGACCAGGAGACACTGGAtcaaccccccccaacacacacacacacacacacacacaccatgcgcAAACTGAGTTTTGCATGTGACCCGTCAGTGTTCAGGCTCAACAGAAGGGACCAAACTGTCACATGTGCTTCTCCTGCTTTCCCACAACTACAAAACGAATCGCGTGAGACTTGTACACGTTTTCTCCTGCAGGCTTTTCAAAATTTCATAAATCACGATTATGATTGTACGCCTGTCATTTCGTTCGCTGCTCCTCTCTTCTCATCCAGCAGCTGAGGTCCACGCCCCTCTTTGTTCGGCCCTCTTCTTACCAGCAGTTCGACCGACGAGCCGCAGAGGCGCGTTTAAGCACAGCTACACCTAAGAGGGGGTCGGGTGCCTAttgtttatgaaacattttcGCAAGTTGAGTCAGCGATGAGGAGGAAGCCGAGGACAAAGTAGACGACTGTGTAACCTGACCATATGAAACACAGGTTCCAGGGACCTGTTTGCGTTGGCATGGGTCCCCACTGCACCAGGGTGTCACCCCCCCCATCCTGTATCTGACACTCGCCGTTAGGTGGCGTTTCCTTACATGGGCAGGATCCCAGCGAGCGCCTAAATCAGTGCTGACGGCACGGCACGCTGACAGCAAACAGATCCAAAAGCGTCGCTCTCAGTCGCACGCGCACGTGGACGGCCCGGTCCGAGCATCCGCATCCATTTATTTCTAAAGTTTTCGGTTGAAACCTCACCTCGctaaagtaaaaacacaaacgCCACGTTTCATCAGCAGCACTTGATACCGACCACCCGATACACACCACGGCGCAATAAACGTTCCTCCTAAGGAATGCTTCCTTGTGTGTGCGTCGCAGCTGTCCACCTCCGCCTCGTCTCCCATGCGACGGAATgaactccctgtgtccctcagagctgctgaatccctccagcattcaagaagggtctcaaaccatcactttgagagccacttctctgacagctccataaatgagtccaacaccatctgctatgattatttatgtatttgctctttgaatgtcacttttGCAAGGGTTATTGGAAGGATGtcaaccagcaacatggtggtattaATAGGAGGGTGAGATGGAGGGAGTGACTCTAGAAGAAGGATGAataggaggagcaggagcagagaggGAGTCAGGCAGGTTGGGCTGTCCTTGTCCCGAAAATCACACTCTGTAACCCAGATCCCTGCGGCCTCCTCCACTTCCAGTAACTCCTGATCCAGACACTAGTTCACTTCCTAGAACCCAAGAGTTCATGTCCTTCATGCGTCTCAGACCGGTTCTTGCTCCACTCCCTATGCCCTGTGAGCATGGAATCCTGTGGCTCACCAGGTTATTCCAGATGCTCTTCCACTCCCTTCTCCTCACACACTCTCGGCATGGCTCCGCCGGTACACTCCCCGTCCGCGTTGCTCACACTCGAACCCATTCCTCCTGCTAGTAGTATTCACTCCAACTTGGGAGGTGTTCCCGAAACACAGCAGCGCAATGCAGCCCTGTCCGGTGCcagctgcgcacacacacacacacacacatccccccccccccatagtcAACAGGTCTTTACGAGTGTTTCAGGATGGTGGTTCTGCTAGAGGTCCAATCTCATTCCCCCCCAGCACAGACATGCTCAATGAGAGACGGCGTTTTATAGATGGACACAGCAGCCGGTAGAGTGGGAAAACGAGGGTTAAGCGAATTTGCCgcgcgtgtgtgtatctgtgcgGCAGTTACGTCAGCTAGGTGCGAACCGGGAGCTCTGGTGAGCACAAGCCGTGCCGCTAAACAGTCCGGGAAGCTTTGCCCAAAACTGCCCCCGATCCTGGACGGGCTCCAGCGCCTCCCACTGCTTGCTCCACGGCAcctgggggtgggagggggtctGCCGGGGCAGGAGCCGCGGGTAAAAGCAACGATTGAGCCACCGCGCTGCCCCATTGTCCGGGCGTGTGTAAGGAGCCTCTgtgccaacccactgcgccgccgagTCCTCACACAGTGCCATTGTCCTCGGGGGGGAACAACACCGCATTGTGACATCATCCTTTGTGACACCGAGGGTCATCCTGCTGACAGACAGTTGGAGATTCCGGCATTCTGGGGAAGCTCacaaacacattattattattattattattaatcaatcTCCTTTgtccgaggtgacttacagtgttagataatcaactttacagtgatttacctgttaatacagctgggtgatttttactgtgtgagtTCAGGGtgaatggggggtgtggtggtgcggtgggtttgccCTGCATCTGCTCTctagttggtctggggttcaagtcttgcttgggatgccttgtgatggactggcatcccatcctgtgtgtcccccctccccctccagctttgcgccctgtgttgccgggttaggctctggtttgccgcgaccctgctcgggataagcggtttcagtcaatgtgtgtgtgtgtgtgtgtgtgaggtcagggagagtaccttgatcatgggtactagAACAGGAGGTGAGTTTCACTCCAGGAACCTTCAAACTGCAAGGTATCAGAGATAACAGACACAAATTAATATaatcagtgcacacacacacccagcgcTCAGGAAATCCTCAAGAATACACCTTAATAAATCCGACTTTCTTATTCCTCAGCCCTGCCGGTGATGTGTGGAGTGATTTGAAACTAATCTTTGGGAACTGAATGATGCCCGTGGTCCAGGAAATCCAGATCCAGAGCCCCACCCCGTGCGGACAGGACCAGGCCCTCATTTGCATGGCAGTTAGCAGCTCTTCGGTGGCCTTTGGTGCCCTATAGCCATGCCCTCATGTTCCTGTCTGCTATGTGCCCCAGCTGCTGCCAAGGAAACCGGCTGGGCCGGGGCATGGGGTACGAACGGAGTATGAGCATAGTATAGGTGACATATGGAAGTGTATAGATGGGGTGTGGGAGGTAAATTGGTGGTGGAGTGAGCTCtcgtgtccctcagagctgctgaatc encodes:
- the uqcrc1 gene encoding cytochrome b-c1 complex subunit 1, mitochondrial — protein: MAASVCRFGSSVGRAFAGARSPVLLSLRRGQSSVSYAQSIQAYPETLLTTLDNGLRIASEETSHSTCTVGLWVNCGSRYETEKNNGAGFFLEHLIFKGTKKYPQAALEREVESIGAHLSAYTSREQSAYYMKTQTKDLPKAIELLAEVVQNSMLSEEELEHQRGVLLKELEEVEGSFQDVCLDLLHATAYQGTPLGQSVLGPSHNARTLKRQDLLEYMNSHFKAPRMVLAAAGGVSHSELVDLAKQHLGSVPFQYDGDAVPVLSLCRFTGSEIRMRDDAMPLAHVAIAVEGAGANSPDVVPLMVANAIIGNYDMTYSGGKNLSSQLARTAFEEKLCQRYQTFHTTYSDTGLLGVYFVTDKHHIEDMMHMVQNAWMNLCTTVTDSDVTRAKNVVKATLLGQLDGTTPLCEDIGRQVLTFGRRIPLAEWDAKIDAVTPRMVRDVCSKYIYDKCPAVAAVGPIEQLPDYNRMRSAMYWLRF